The proteins below come from a single Drosophila kikkawai strain 14028-0561.14 chromosome 3R, DkikHiC1v2, whole genome shotgun sequence genomic window:
- the RNF220 gene encoding E3 ubiquitin-protein ligase RNF220 has translation MATDTVSNGENYAQHLSGDDEVICPTCEVKIKRSQVADHCQMEMDRLHNPPSVSNPEVAPGPAVAQSGSGGRQPWTVFQRVQRNRQARQRQRTRKRPSSPAAPPPAGAAAQVTTSVPTAAPAAPTSAATPETSQLANCPVCSRNFPQTGIQEHVNQCLRNSRRNGKANGEHSSDDSEDSDEYEEYEWAGQKRIRVSTLVQGGYSALGLGQTIKYNGSQQAQDDEDEDLNVDEDDTHIYGPTQYGEGDVIPVTNEENLSEVDVTSYVRRLISSSDGPKPNHSSEATEAETASTNTAKQEPTCEEPSTSRSTRSASQNQQHVIESLKAKLRLYENQAQGKYKCLICLEDYKNPAISVSCWHVHCEQCWLKTLGARKLCPQCNSITTPKDLRRIYL, from the coding sequence ATGGCCACCGACACGGTGTCCAACGGAGAGAACTACGCGCAGCATCTGTCCGGCGACGACGAGGTAATATGCCCCACATGCGAAGTAAAGATCAAGCGCAGTCAGGTGGCCGATCACTGCCAGATGGAGATGGACCGCCTGCACAATCCCCCAAGCGTTAGCAATCCCGAGGTGGCTCCGGGCCCAGCAGTTGCCCAGTCGGGATCGGGGGGCAGGCAGCCGTGGACCGTGTTTCAGCGAGTGCAGCGCAACCGGCAGGCCCGACAGCGCCAGCGCACAAGGAAGAGGCCCTCTTCGCCAGCGGCGCCACCACCTGCCGGAGCTGCAGCACAAGTGACAACATCAGTTCCCACTGCAGCTCCCGCAGCGCCCACCAGTGCTGCTACACCAGAAACCAGTCAACTTGCCAATTGTCCCGTCTGCAGTCGCAACTTTCCACAGACCGGCATCCAGGAGCACGTGAACCAGTGCCTGCGCAACAGCCGAAGGAATGGGAAGGCCAACGGAGAGCACTCCAGCGATGATTCCGAGGACAGCGACGAATATGAGGAGTACGAATGGGCGGGCCAGAAGCGCATCCGCGTGTCCACTCTCGTGCAGGGCGGCTACTCCGCATTGGGACTCGGCCAGACGATCAAGTACAATGGCAGCCAACAGGCGcaggacgacgaggacgaggatcTCAACGTGGACGAGGACGATACGCACATCTATGGGCCAACGCAGTACGGCGAGGGCGACGTAATTCCAGTAACCAACGAGGAGAACCTTTCTGAGGTGGATGTAACCAGCTATGTGCGCCGGCTCATCTCCTCCAGCGATGGACCCAAGCCCAATCATTCCAGCGAAGCCACCGAAGCAGAAACTGCCTCTACGAACACAGCCAAGCAGGAGCCGACCTGCGAGGAGCCATCCACATCACGTTCAACACGATCCGCCTCCCAGAACCAGCAGCATGTCATCGAGTCATTAAAAGCCAAGCTGCGACTCTACGAGAATCAGGCGCAGGGCAAGTACAAGTGCCTGATCTGCCTCGAAGACTACAAGAATCCCGCCATCTCCGTCTCATGCTGGCACGTCCACTGCGAACAGTGTTGGCTGAAGACACTCGGCGCGCGCAAGCTGTGCCCACAATGCAATTCGATCACCACGCCAAAGGACCTGCGCCGAATCTACCTGTAG
- the Dcr-1 gene encoding endoribonuclease Dcr-1 translates to MAFHWCDNNLHTTVFTPRDFQVELLAAAYERNTIICLGHRSSKEFIALKLLQEISRRGRRHGKVSVYLSCQVGDSKEPASIYTMLTHLTDLRVWQEQPDMQVPADHCWTDYHVSILRPECFLSLLHGGDLPLSSVDLIVLEDCHDSAVYQRILPLFEEHILPADPEDRPRILGLAGPLHSAGCELQQLSDMLATLERNVLCQIETASDIVTVLRYCSRPHEYIVQCAPFEMDELSFVLADVLNTHKSFLMDHRYDPYEIYGMDQFMDELKDIPDPKLDPLNVIDSLLSMLHEMGPWCTQRAAHHFYQSNEKLKVKTPHERHYLLYCLVSTALIQLHALCDYTFQRQQVPGGGGGGDSRPTIERYSSPKVRRLLQTLRCFKPEEVFTQTDGLRRMRHQVDQADFNRLSHVLESKCRVVDQLEHPATETRALVANLEQILSSTQDKQLPKASQARATAPGQARAKSGTGSSGTSTQPRPRRRVYTRRHHRDQNDGNDTLCALIYCNQNHTARVLFELLAEMGRRDPDLKFLRCQYTTDRVADPATEPKEAELEHRRQEEVLKRFRMHDCNVLIGTSVLEEGIDVPKCNLVVRWDPPTTYRSYVQCKGRARAAPAYHVILVAPRYESPVVGPVQLSDRSHRFVCGAAGTGDAMEGDSDSDDSARPNSLGSDPFTFGTARGTVKILNPEVFSKQPPTACDIKLQEIQDESPPTTALLDTSNSSDEAVCLSNTTPSDSSVEHKPRQRFQCALPNPEEQEEQPQIPPVDLLARTTNDLVHQMAQYREIEQMLLSKCANTEPPEQEQSEADRFSACLAAYRPQPHLLTGANVDLGTAIALVNKYCARLPSDTFTKLTPLWRCARSVRAGVELFQYTLRLPINSPLKHDIVGLPMPTQTLARRLAALQACAELHRIGELDDQLQPIGKEGFRALEADWECFDLEPEDEQIVQLSDEPRPGTTKRRQYYYKRIASEFCDCRPEAGAPCYLYFIQLTLQCPIPEEQNTRGRKIYPPEDAQQGFGILTTKRIPKLSAFSIFTRSGEVKVSLELAKERVVLTEEQIACINGFLNYTFTNVLRLQKFLMLFDPDSTENCVFIVPTVKGPGSGKHIDWQFLELIRANGNTMPRAVPDEERQAQTFEAKRFQDAVVMPWYRNQDQPQYFYVAEICPHLSPLSCFPGDNYRTFKHYYLVKYGLTIQNASQPLLDVDHTSARLNFLTPRYVNRKGVALPTSSEETKRAKRENLEQKQILVPELCTVHPFPASLWRTAVCLPCILYRINGLLLADDIRKQVSADLGLGRQQIEDEEFEWPMLDFGWSLSEVLKKSRESKQRESGKEELVNGQEAVVEEVKPVKEEVTVDADPKAEKSANEIIIEGEQKLQEADDFIEIGTWSNDMADDIATYSEDDEDEAFHLPVLPANVKFCTGDQQTRYGSPTFWDVSNANGDFKKSAKPSQPQRGGKSKGKDTAYNYYDSDNSLGSSYDDEDNVGPHNNYMHHNYSSDDEDAAEDAGRIAFTSKNEAETIETAQDVEKRQKQLSIIQATNANERQYQQTKNLLIGFNFEQQPREGCPSGKYEQAIAKLQEEIESCGMLVPHNQELRLKRTDSLETKVGKDTTMNLLKQLLPYVGEQQLEERLGDRKELQLKDLVELNANWVIQNPKESYSVLGCGDSFDNYNDHHCLNLADKQLQLQFERKVKNPPTPEKTFPSAVPLTGFSFDRQPDLVGHPGPSPSIILQALTMSNANDGINLERLETIGDSFLKYAITTYLYITYENVHEGKLSHLRSKQVANLNLYRLGRRKRLGEYMIATKFEPHDNWLPPCYYVPKELEKALIEAKIPTHHWKLADLLDIKNLSSVQICEMVREKAEALGLEQNGPQNGQQLDDSNDSCNDFSCFIPYNLVSQHSIPDKSIADCVEALIGAYLIECGPRGALLFMAWLGVRVLPFTKQLEAGNEGERLPGSSKPNAEKMVTVYGAWPTPRSPLLHFAPNATEELDQLLSGFDEFEESLGYRFRDRSYLLQAMTHASYTPNRLTDCYQRLEFLGDAVLDYLITRHLYEDPRQHSPGALTDLRSALVNNTIFASLAVRHGFHKFFRHLSPGLNDVIDRFVRIQQENGHSISEEYYLLSEEECDDAEDVEVPKALGDVFESIAGAIFLDSNMSLDVVWHVYSNMMSPEIEQFSNSVPKSPIRELLELEPETAKFGKPEKLADGRRVRVTVDVFCKGTFRGIGRNYRIAKCTAAKCALRQLKKQGLIAKKD, encoded by the exons ATGGCGTTCCACTGGTGCGACAACAACCTACACACCACCGTGTTCACGCCGCGCGACTTCCAGGTCGAGCTTCTGGCCGCCGCCTATGAGCGCAACACCATCATTTGCCTGGGCCACCGCAGCTCCAAGGAGTTTATCGCCCTCAAGCTGCTGCAGGAGATCTCGCGCCGCGGTCGCCGTCATGGCAAGGTCAGTGTCTACCTGAGCTGCCAGGTGGGGGACAGTAAGGAGCCCGCCAGCATCTACACTATGCTCACCCACCTGACGGATCTGCGGGTGTGGCAGGAGCAGCCGGACATGCAGGTTCCCGCCGATCACTGCTGGACGGACTACCATGTGTCCATCCTACGGCCCGAGTGCTTTCTGAGCCTGCTCCATGGCGGCGATTTGCCGTTGAGTAGCGTGGATTTAATTGTGCTGGAGGATTGCCACGACAGTGCCGTATATCAGCGGATACTGCCGCTCTTCGAGGAGCACATCCTGCCGGCCGATCCCGAGGACAGACCCCGCATTCTGGGCCTGGCTGGACCGCTTCACAGTGCGGGTTGCGAACTGCAGCAACTCAGCGACATGCTGGCCACTCTGGAGCGAAACGTGCTTTGCCAGATCGAGACGGCCAGCGACATTGTCACGGTGCTGCGTTATTGTTCCCGTCCCCACGAGTACATCGTCCAGTGCGCCCCCTTCGAGATGGACGAGCTCTCGTTTGTGCTGGCCGATGTCCTTAACACGCACAAGTCCTTCCTGATGGACCACCGCTACGACCCCTACGAGATCTACGGGATGGACCAATTTATGGATGAGTTGAAGG ACATACCGGACCCCAAGCTGGACCCACTGAACGTGATAGACTCGCTGCTGTCCATGCTGCACGAGATGGGACCTTGGTGCACCCAGCGTGCCGCTCATCACTTTTACCAGAGCAATGAAAAGCTGAAGGTGAAGACTCCGCATGAGCGTCACTACCTGCTCTACTGCCTGGTCAGCACGGCCCTCATCCAGCTGCACGCCCTCTGCGACTACACCTTTCAGCGGCAGCAGGTGccgggcggcggcggcggcggcgactcGCGTCCCACCATTGAGCGCTATTCCAGTCCCAAGGTTCGCCGCTTGCTGCAGACGCTGCGCTGCTTCAAGCCAGAGGAGGTCTTCACCCAGACGGACGGTTTGCGGAGGATGCGCCACCAGGTGGACCAGGCTGACTTCAACCGACTGTCGCACGTCCTGGAGAGCAAGTGCCGCGTGGTGGACCAGCTAGAGCATCCGGCGACGGAAACCAGAGCCCTGGTGGCCAATCTGGAACAGATCCTCAGCTCCACGCAGGACAAGCAGCTGCCCAAGGCCTCACAGGCTCGCGCGACGGCCCCGGGCCAGGCGAGAGCAAAGTCCGGTACAGGATCCTCTGGAACCAGCACCCAGCCGCGCCCAAGGCGACGTGTGTACACCAGGCGCCATCACCGTGATCAAAATGACGGAAACGACACGCTCTGTGCTTTGATCTATTGCAACCAGAACCATACGGCGCGCGTGCTTTTCGAGCTGCTGGCGGAGATGGGCAGGCGCGACCCAGATCTCAAGTTCCTACGATGCCAGTACACTACCGATCGGGTGGCTGACCCCGCCACGGAGCCCAAGGAGGCCGAGCTAGAGCACCGGCGGCAGGAGGAGGTCCTCAAGCGATTTCGCATGCATGACTGCAACGTTCTGATCGGCACCTCGGTGCTGGAGGAGGGCATTGATGTGCCCAAGTGCAATCTGGTGGTTCGTTGGGATCCGCCGACCACCTACCGCAGCTATGTTCAGTGTAAGGGACGGGCTCGTGCCGCTCCCGCCTATCATGTCATTCTGGTGGCGCCCAGATACGAGAGTCCTGTCGTTGGCCCCGTCCAGCTGAGTGATCGGAGTCATCGCTTTGTGTGCGGCGCCGCGGGAACAGGCGATGCGATGGAGGGCGACAGCGACTCGGATGACTCGGCGAGGCCAAATTCCTTGGGCTCTGATCCCTTTACTTTTGGTACAGCCCGCGGTACCGTTAAGATCCTCAATCCCGAGGTGTTTAGCAAGCAACCTCCCACGGCCTGCGACATTAAACTGCAGGAGATCCAGGACGAATCTCCTCCGACTACTGCCTTGCTAGACACCAGCAACTCGAGCGACGAGGCGGTCTGCCTGAGCAACACAACGCCGAGTGACAGCAGCGTGGAACACAAGCCCAGGCAGCGCTTCCAGTGCGCATTGCCCAACccagaggagcaggaggagcagcccCAGATCCCACCCGTTGATCTCCTGGCCAGAACCACAAATGATTTGGTCCACCAAATGGCGCAGTATCGTGAGATTGAGCAGATGCTGCTCTCGAAATGTGCCAATACAGAGCCaccggagcaggagcagagcgAGGCAGACCGCTTTAGTGCCTGCCTGGCCGCATACCGACCGCAGCCGCATCTCCTGACCGGAGCCAACGTTGATCTCGGCACCGCCATAGCCTTGGTCAACAAGTACTGCGCCCGCCTGCCCAGCGATACCTTCACTAAGCTGACGCCTCTCTGGCGCTGCGCCCGCAGTGTTCGAGCTGGAGTGGAGTTGTTCCAGTACACCCTCCGGCTGCCCATCAATTCGCCACTGAAGCACGACATTGTGGGTCTGCCGATGCCCACACAGACCCTGGCTCGGCGGCTGGCCGCCCTGCAGGCCTGTGCCGAACTGCACCGAATCGGTGAGCTGGACGATCAACTACAGCCCATTGGCAAGGAGGGATTCCGTGCTTTGGAGGCCGACTGGGAATGCTTCGATCTAGAGCCGGAGGACGAGCAGATCGTCCAGCTGAGCGATGAGCCGCGTCCGGGTACAACGAAGCGGCGTCAGTACTATTACAAGCGGATTGCCTCAGAGTTCTGCGACTGTCGGCCGGAGGCCGGTGCTCCCTGCTACTTGTACTTCATCCAGCTGACCCTGCAATGCCCCATACCCGAGGAGCAGAATACCCGCGGCCGCAAGATCTATCCGCCGGAGGATGCTCAGCAGGGCTTTGGCATCCTGACCACCAAGCGCATTCCCAAGCTGAGCGCTTTTTCGATATTCACCCGTTCCGGCGAAGTGAAGGTTTCCCTtgagctggccaaggagcGGGTGGTGCTGACTGAAGAGCAGATTGCCTGCATCAACGGCTTCCTTAACTATACCTTCACCAATGTGCTGAGGCTGCAGAAGTTCCTCATGCTATTCGATCCCGACTCCACGGAGAATTGTGTGTTCATTGTGCCCACGGTGAAAGGTCCTGGAAGTGGGAAGCATATTGACTGGCAGTTCCTCGAGCTCATCCGGGCCAATGGCAATACCATGCCGAGGGCAGTGCCCGATGAAGAGCGCCAGGCCCAGACGTTCGAGGCCAAGCGCTTCCAGGATGCCGTGGTCATGCCTTGGTATCGCAACCAGGATCAGCCGCAGTACTTTTACGTGGCGGAGATCTGTCCGCATCTCTCGCCGCTCAGCTGCTTCCCCGGGGATAACTATCGCACGTTCAAGCACTACTACCTGGTCAAGTACGGTCTGACCATACAGAATGCCTCGCAGCCGTTACTGGACGTGGATCATACCAGTGCTCGCCTGAACTTCCTGACGCCACGTTACGTTAACCGCAAGGGCGTGGCGTTGCCCACCAGCTCGGAGGAGACAAAAAGGGCGAAGCGCGAGAATCTGGAGCAGAAGCAAATTCTGGTGCCCGAACTGTGCACAGTCCATCCCTTTCCGGCCTCCCTGTGGCGCACTGCAGTGTGCCTGCCCTGCATACTTTATCGCATCAATGGCCTGCTCCTGGCCGACGATATACGGAAGCAGGTCTCTGCGGATCTGGGACTGGGCAGGCAGCAAATCGAAGACGAGGAGTTCGAGTGGCCTATGCTGGACTTTGGCTGGAGCCTGTCAGAGGTGCTGAAGAAGTCGCGTGAGTCCAAGCAAAGGGAATCGGGGAAAGAGGAATTGGTTAATGGCCAGGAAGCGGTTGTCGAGGAAGTCAAGCCAGTCAAGGAGGAGGTTACAGTGGATGCCGATCCGAAGGCGGAAAAGAGTGCCAATGAAATCATCATCGAGGGCGAGCAAAAGCTGCAGGAGGCCGATGACTTTATTGAGATTGGCACCTGGTCAAATGATATGGCTGACGACATAGCCACTTATAGCGAAGATGACGAGGACGAGGCTTTTCATCTTCCCGTTCTGCCTGCCAATGTAAAGTTCTGCACTGGCGATCAGCAAACCCGGTATGGCTCGCCCACCTTCTGGGATGTTAGCAATGCCAATGGGGACTTCAAGAAGTCGGCCAAGCCTAGTCAGCCCCAAAGGGGTGGCAAGAGCAAGGGCAAGGACACGGCCTACAACTACTACGACTCGGATAATTCGCTGGGATCCAGCTACGACGATGAGGACAACGTCGGACCCCACAACAACTACATGCATCACAACTACAGCTCGGATGATGAAGATGCGGCGGAGGATGCAGGGCGTATTGCCTTTACTTCCAAAAACGAGGCGGAAACCATTGAGACTGCTCAGGATgtggagaagcggcaaaagcaACTGTCCATCATACAGGCCACCAATGCCAATGAGCGGCAGTATCAGCAGACCAAGAACCTCCTGATAGGCTTCAACTTTGAGCAGCAGCCAAGGGAAGGTTGCCCCAGCGGCAAGTACGAGCAGGCGATAGCCAAGCTGCAGGAAGAGATCGAAAGCTGTGGCATGCTGGTGCCGCACAACCAGGAGTTGCGCTTGAAACGTACCGACTCTTTGGAGACTAAAGTGGGCAAGGATACGACCATGAACCTGCTAAAGCAACTTCTACCCTACGTTGGGGAGCAGCAACTCGAGGAAAGGTTGGGCGATAGAAAGGAACTGCAACTTAAGGATTTAGTCGAACTTAATGCGAATTGGGTCATCCAGAATCCAAAGGAGAGCTACAGTGTCTTGGGATGTGGAGATAGTTTCGACAATTATAATGACCACCATTGTCTAAACTTGGCTGACAaacagctgcagctgcagtttGAACGAAAGGTCAAGAACCCACCCACGCCGGAGAAGACATTCCCATCAGCAGTTCCCTTAACAGGCTTTAGCTTTGATCGCCAGCCGGATCTGGTGGGCCATCCCGGACCCAGTCCCAGCATTATCCTACAGGCTCTCACCATGTCCAATGCCAACGACGGCATCAACTTGGAGCGCCTTGAAACCATTGGCGACTCCTTCCTCAAGTACGCCATCACCACCTACCTGTACATAACCTACGAAAACGTGCATGAGGGCAAGCTGAGTCACCTGCGCTCCAAGCAGGTGGCCAATCTCAATCTGTATCGCCTGGGCAGGCGCAAGCGGCTGGGCGAGTATATGATAGCCACAAAGTTCGAGCCGCACGACAACTGGCTACCGCCTTGCTACTACGTTCccaaggagctggagaaggCCCTCATCGAGGCCAAGATACCGACGCATCACTGGAAACTGGCTGACCTGCTGGACATCAAAAACCTGAGCAGTGTGCAGATCTGCGAGATGGTCCGTGAGAAGGCTGAAGCCTTGGGTCTTGAGCAGAATGGGCCGCAGAACGGCCAGCAGCTCGACGACTCCAATGACAGCTGCAATGATTTTAGCTGCTTCATTCCGTACAACCTGGTGTCGCAGCACAGCATTCCAGACAAGTCAATTGCTGACTGTGTCGAAGCGTTAATTGGAGCCTATCTCATCGAATGTGGACCCCGCGGAGCTCTTCTCTTCATGGCTTGGCTGGGTGTAAGGGTGCTGCCCTTCACCAAGCAACTGGAGGCGGGGAATGAGGGAGAGCGTCTGCCGGGAAGCAGCAAACCAAATGCCGAAAAAATGGTAACCGTATATGGCGCCTGGCCCACGCCTCGCAGTCCTCTGCTACACTTTGCACCCAACGCAACGGAGGAGCTCGACCAGTTATTGAGTGGCTTTGATGAGTTCGAGGAGAGTCTGGGGTACCGTTTCCGGGATCGCTCTTACCTGCTGCAAGCCATGACGCATGCCAGTTATACGCCCAATCGGCTGACGGACTGCTATCAACGGTTGGAGTTCCTCGGCGATGCAGTGCTGGATTATCTCATTACCCGGCACCTGTACGAGGATCCACGACAGCACTCGCCCGGCGCTCTCACTGATCTGCgttctgcactggtgaacaACACAATCTTTGCCTCACTTGCCGTTCGGCATGGCTTCCACAAGTTCTTCCGGCATCTCTCGCCCGGCCTCAACGACGTCATAGATCGCTTTGTGCGCATCCAGCAGGAGAATGGACACAGCATCAGTGAAGAG tactATTTGCTATCTGAGGAGGAGTGTGACGATGCCGAGGACGTGGAGGTGCCCAAGGCCTTGGGAGATGTGTTCGAGTCCATTGCCGGTGCCATTTTCCTGGACTCGAACATGTCTCTGGACGTCGTGTGGCACGTTTATAGCAATATGATGAGCCCGGAAATTGAACAGTTTAGCAATTCAGTGCCAAAGTCGCCCATTCGGGAGCTGCTCGAGCTGGAGCCGGAGACGGCCAAGTTTGGCAAGCCGGAGAAACTGGCCGATGGACGTCGCGTGCGCGTCACCGTCGATGTCTTCTGCAAGGGAACCTTCCGTGGCATCGGGCGTAACTATCGCATTGCCAAATGCACGGCAGCCAAATGCGCACTTCGCCAGCTCAAGAAACAGGGCCTGATAGCCAAAAAAGACTAG
- the Takl2 gene encoding mitogen-activated protein kinase kinase kinase 7, with translation MAAPLIPFEEISLRDENIIGAGFYGRVYKTEWLGRTIAVKVIGVGMESQQIEREVNQLSNLEHENIIRLYGISMHGNMFHLLEEYAEGGALSTLIHSDLPNYTLAHAFNWAHQIAKGLAYLHARTPRAVIHRDIKPNNVVLSQQGLSLKICDFGTVVNLATSMTADVGTCLYKAPEVFQGRKYNEKCDVHSWAITFWEILSRENPFKHCRILNSVVLAVIGGTRPPVSSIRNDCPEDIINLITACWDSEPSRRYSMRLVANIMNGALTDAGPFEPLNYNP, from the exons ATGGCCGCTCCGCTGATTCCTTTTGAAGAAATCTCACTGAGAGATGAAAAT ATTATTGGCGCAGGATTCTATGGCAGAGTATACAAAACCGAATGGCTGGGAAGAACAATTGCTGTAAAGGTGATAGGCGTTGGCATGGAAAGCCAACAGATTGAGAGAGAGGTTAACCAGCTATCCAACCTGGAACATGAGAACATCATTAGACTTTATGGTATCTCCATGCACGGCAACATGTTTCACCTGCTGGAGGAGTACGCAGAAGGGGGAGCTTTGTCCACTCTTATCCATTCTGACCTACCGAATTACACCCTGGCCCACGCCTTTAACTGGGCCCACCAAATCGCCAAG GGACTAGCTTATCTCCATGCCAGAACTCCAAGAGCGGTCATTCACCGCGATATAAAGCCAAACAATGTTGTGCTGAGCCAACAGGGCCTCAGTCTGAAGATCTGTGACTTTGGGACAGTTGTGAACCTGGCCACCTCGATGACCGCTGACGTGGGCACCTGCCTTTATAAAGCTCCAGAG GTCTTTCAAGGACGTAAATATAACGAAAAGTGCGATGTGCATAGTTGGGCCATTACTTTTTGGGAAATATTATCCCGAGAGAACCCATTTAAACACTGTAGGATCCTTAACTCAGTTGTTTTAGCTGTAATCGGAG GTACTCGTCCACCGGTTAGTAGTATAAGGAACGACTGTCCCGAggatataataaatttaataaccgCTTGTTGGGACTCGGAGCCGAGCAGGAGATATTCCATGAGACTCGTTGCCAATATCATGAACGGAGCTCTCACAGATGCAGGCCCTTTTGAGCCTTTGAATTATAATCCGTGA
- the LOC108083695 gene encoding transmembrane protein 47 isoform X2 translates to MAPTTTIETITITRPLKVIAFICGVIVVVLMIMALASTDWLMASDWRQGLFVHCIEDDSVTPLPFNIQDPPGCYWTRDIGYIKATAALCIITLITDVIATVLTGLGLRTQNHNLKYKFYRIAVLVMLVSLLAVLSALIVYPVCFAGELTMANRRVWEFGWAYGVGWGAAIFLFGAVVLLLCDKESEEIYYKERKIVHENQMRA, encoded by the exons ATGGCGCCGACAACGACGATTGAGACCATCACAATTACGCGGCCACTGAAG GTGATTGCATTTATCTGCGGCGTCATCGTGGTGGTGCTCATGATCATGGCCTTGGCATCCACAGATTGGCTAATGGCCTCCGACTGGCGGCAAGGCCTCTTTGTGCACTGCATCGAGGATGATTCGGTGACGCCGCTGCCGTTCAACATACAGGATCCGCCAGGATGCTACTGGACCCGCGATATAG GATACATCAAGGCCACGGCAGCACTCTGCATTATCACCCTGATAACGGACGTCATAGCCACTGTACTGACCGGTCTTGGGCTTAGGACGCAGAACCACAATCTAAAATATAAGTTTTATCGCATAGCGGTATTGGTGATGCTCGTATCCT TGCTAGCCGTGCTGTCCGCTCTGATCGTGTATCCCGTATGCTTTGCCGGCGAGTTAACTATGG CCAATCGGCGAGTCTGGGAGTTCGGATGGGCGTACGGCGTCGGCTGGGGAGCGGCCATCTTTCTGTTCGGAGCCGTGGTCCTGCTGCTCTGCGACAAGGAGTCGGAGGAGATCTACTATAAGGAGAGGAAAATCGTACATGAAAACCAAATGCGCGCCTAG
- the LOC108083695 gene encoding transmembrane protein 47 isoform X1 — translation MQQQQQQQQRQGNLAGYNNKMNVLPNYTLSGMSSFDAESLPDYSEFDSESVTLDYYKESVLRPPAEKMAPTTTIETITITRPLKVIAFICGVIVVVLMIMALASTDWLMASDWRQGLFVHCIEDDSVTPLPFNIQDPPGCYWTRDIGYIKATAALCIITLITDVIATVLTGLGLRTQNHNLKYKFYRIAVLVMLVSLLAVLSALIVYPVCFAGELTMANRRVWEFGWAYGVGWGAAIFLFGAVVLLLCDKESEEIYYKERKIVHENQMRA, via the exons atgcagcaacagcagcagcaacaacagcgccAGGGTAACCTTGCTggctacaacaacaaaatgaacGTCTTGCCCAATTACACGCTCAGCGGAATGAGCTCCTTTGATGCCGAGTCGCTGCCAGATTACTCAGAATTTGATTCCGAATCGGTAACTCTGGACTATTACAAGGAAAG TGTTCTACGTCCACCAGCGGAGAAAATGGCGCCGACAACGACGATTGAGACCATCACAATTACGCGGCCACTGAAG GTGATTGCATTTATCTGCGGCGTCATCGTGGTGGTGCTCATGATCATGGCCTTGGCATCCACAGATTGGCTAATGGCCTCCGACTGGCGGCAAGGCCTCTTTGTGCACTGCATCGAGGATGATTCGGTGACGCCGCTGCCGTTCAACATACAGGATCCGCCAGGATGCTACTGGACCCGCGATATAG GATACATCAAGGCCACGGCAGCACTCTGCATTATCACCCTGATAACGGACGTCATAGCCACTGTACTGACCGGTCTTGGGCTTAGGACGCAGAACCACAATCTAAAATATAAGTTTTATCGCATAGCGGTATTGGTGATGCTCGTATCCT TGCTAGCCGTGCTGTCCGCTCTGATCGTGTATCCCGTATGCTTTGCCGGCGAGTTAACTATGG CCAATCGGCGAGTCTGGGAGTTCGGATGGGCGTACGGCGTCGGCTGGGGAGCGGCCATCTTTCTGTTCGGAGCCGTGGTCCTGCTGCTCTGCGACAAGGAGTCGGAGGAGATCTACTATAAGGAGAGGAAAATCGTACATGAAAACCAAATGCGCGCCTAG